One segment of Marvinbryantia formatexigens DSM 14469 DNA contains the following:
- a CDS encoding DUF6353 family protein produces the protein MNRHFWYKKGPAILTFLGCVGTLTTSVMTAVATAKAIKMRGEMRREDERKLTGRDVVRIAGVYLPAVSIGAATVSCIVGANILNRRSQAALASAYALVDQSFRQYREKLKELCGDDELHNRIMEEIAIENADESVVLYANGLCSQYCLTTGDYCGTPRLFYDAYGDRYFEATSEHVISAEYHLNRNYALRGNAMLNEFYEFLGLNRTEYGDQVGWCIDDYSEIFWIDFDHRETTLKDGRKCVIIEAVIDPSTDWQEIL, from the coding sequence ATGAATAGGCATTTCTGGTATAAGAAAGGACCTGCTATATTAACATTTCTTGGCTGCGTAGGAACACTGACAACATCAGTAATGACTGCTGTTGCAACGGCGAAGGCTATAAAAATGAGAGGGGAGATGCGCCGTGAGGATGAGCGAAAACTGACCGGACGGGATGTGGTACGGATAGCAGGAGTTTATCTGCCGGCTGTTTCCATTGGGGCAGCGACGGTATCCTGCATCGTGGGTGCAAATATATTAAATCGTCGCAGCCAGGCAGCATTGGCGAGCGCGTACGCTCTGGTAGACCAGTCTTTTAGACAGTACCGAGAAAAACTAAAAGAGCTGTGCGGGGACGACGAGTTACATAATAGAATTATGGAAGAAATTGCGATTGAAAACGCGGACGAGAGCGTGGTTCTATATGCGAACGGGCTGTGCTCCCAGTATTGCCTGACAACCGGCGACTATTGCGGGACTCCCAGATTATTCTACGACGCGTATGGGGACCGGTATTTTGAAGCGACAAGCGAGCATGTTATTTCTGCGGAGTACCACCTTAACCGGAATTATGCCCTGCGTGGCAATGCGATGCTGAATGAATTTTATGAGTTTCTTGGTTTAAACAGGACAGAATACGGCGACCAGGTTGGCTGGTGTATAGACGATTATAGCGAGATATTCTGGATTGACTTTGACCACCGTGAGACAACGCTGAAAGATGGCAGGAAATGCGTTATTATCGAGGCTGTAATAGACCCTTCGACAGACTGGCAGGAAATATTGTAG
- a CDS encoding DUF6353 family protein, which translates to MADLHLNRFVRNIRKRISRRSPEIWTGFGIAGMCATVVLAVKATPKALRLIEEETASKNARLAEEVEEERENASKPAVKLTTIETIEVAWKPYVPAVVTGVFSISCLIGASSKYARRNAALAMACSVSETALSEFKEKAIETVGEKNVAEIQDRIMKDKVEADPVSKKEVIIVGKESTLCYDVFGGRYFKSDIETIRKAENRLNARMVNGENYVSLNDFYNELGLSNTEMGYTIGWRVDKGLIDVSPSYQAADNGDPCLAIGFITPPTHDYDRYY; encoded by the coding sequence ATGGCTGACTTACATCTTAATCGGTTCGTGAGAAATATCAGAAAAAGAATATCAAGACGGAGTCCGGAAATATGGACAGGCTTCGGGATTGCCGGAATGTGTGCGACGGTCGTACTTGCGGTAAAGGCAACCCCAAAAGCATTAAGATTAATCGAGGAAGAAACTGCGTCTAAAAACGCACGCCTTGCGGAGGAAGTAGAGGAAGAAAGAGAGAACGCATCAAAACCGGCAGTAAAGCTTACGACTATCGAAACTATAGAAGTGGCGTGGAAACCATACGTTCCGGCAGTAGTGACGGGTGTGTTTTCGATTTCCTGTCTGATAGGGGCAAGCTCGAAATACGCGAGGAGAAACGCGGCATTGGCGATGGCTTGCAGTGTTTCGGAAACAGCCCTTTCCGAGTTTAAGGAAAAAGCTATCGAGACTGTCGGGGAAAAGAATGTGGCGGAAATCCAGGACAGAATCATGAAGGATAAAGTGGAGGCGGACCCGGTCAGCAAAAAAGAGGTTATTATCGTTGGGAAAGAATCGACTCTCTGCTATGACGTTTTCGGCGGAAGATATTTTAAATCGGATATCGAAACCATCCGAAAAGCGGAAAATCGACTGAATGCCCGTATGGTGAACGGTGAGAACTACGTGTCATTGAACGATTTCTATAACGAACTCGGATTGTCGAATACGGAGATGGGATACACTATCGGCTGGCGGGTGGACAAAGGGTTAATCGACGTATCCCCGTCTTATCAGGCAGCAGACAACGGAGACCCCTGTCTCGCAATAGGTTTTATCACGCCGCCCACACACGATTACGACCGATATTATTAA